GAGGAATGATTTCCCGCATTTCCGATTCTTAAATCAAAGAGATAGGCCTCTTTGGTACACGTAATGAAGCTTGGAGTTTGCTTCCCAATCATCCTTGAAAACTTGGGCAATAGGATCCCACTTGAGCGGTCTTCGCAGCTGGTGAGCGATATTGCCGATGGTGCAGGCCGAACAAGTGCTGTGCCCAACTTCCACAGGAACGATTGGATCTTTTCTCTTTCGGATACAGTCGATAAAGTCCACATGATGAGCTCCAAAGCTGAAATTTTCTGGTTCTTTTCCTATTTGCAACTCAGCAAGAGAAGTATCATAGTTGCCTCGTGATACTTTGATCCAACCCTTTTCACCCAAAAATTTTACGCCTTGTCTTCCCTCGTCAAATTTGGTAATCAATACTTCCACTCCATTTGCATAACGATAGGTAAGTGGTTGATCACCTGAGGCCGGAATAACTTCAATGGGTCCATTTCGATCCATGCTGAGTCCCCACTGAGCGATGTCGATCATGTGAGCTCCCCAATCGGTCATCAATCCTCCTCCTGTTTCTTGGTACCAGCGCCATGCACCCCAGGCCGATTCATTTTTTTCTGGGTTTAAAGAAATGCCAGGATTCAACAAATCATTGAATGGCAAGGTAGGTATAGGACCAAGCCATTTTTCCCAATTTAATCCGGAAGGAATTGCTTCCTCCGCAAGATCATAGGGTTTTGGGTGGGGATTGTCACCGACATGGACTAGCACTTGTGATATTTTTCCTAGTCGCCCTCGCTGTACATGCATGGCTGCGGTCTGGAAGTTTACAGCGGCCCGTTGCATAGATCCGACTGCCAGAACGACTCCATTTTCTCGAACGGCTTTGACCAACTCCTGACCTTCTTTGATGGTAAAAGTCAAAGGCTTTTCTAGGTAAATATCTTTTTTGGCGCGACAGGCATCTATTGCCATCAAGGCATGCCAATGATCTGGAGAGGCAATTACTACGGCATCGACTTCAGGGTTTGCTAAAAGCTCTCGATAGTCTTCGTATAATTTAGGAGCGACATAGGGCTTTCCGGCCTCAGTAAGATTTTTCTGAACACGTAATGCAAATCGTTCTCTCTTGATGGCATAGACATCCGCCGCCGCAACAGCTTCGACGCCTGGAATCCGCATAAAATTGTTCAATAGCCCCATGGCCTGTCTGCCTACCCCAATGAATCCAAGTCGGACTCGTTCGTGAGCGGGTTGGAATGGAGAAGAATCTGAAGAAGCAAAGGAAAGTCCAGGGATTAAACTGGCACCTGCAGTAGTCAAAAGACTGGTGCTGAGAAATTTTCGTCGAGAGAATGAATTGCCGCTCATGAGGTTATTGGGTTTAGAGAATAATGCACAAAATGTATAATAAATTATCAGAAAGGATCCTGCTTTCGAAATTTCCTCTCGCTATTTTGATAAAAGAAGGATAATTCAAGATGAAAGGCCGGGTTTTGTGACTTTATTCAGTTTTTTTGTTTGAACTCTTTTGGGATCTTTTTCCTTTCTTGTCATAGAAATTTTCTATCAAAATGACCATCCAACAACTGGAATACCTGATCGCAGTGGATAAGCATCGTCACTTTGGACATGCTGCAGAATCCTGCTTTGTGACTCAGCCTACCCTCAGCGCCCAATTGGGAAAATTGGAAAAAGAGCTCGGTGTAATCTTATTTGATCGAAGCAAAATGCCTGTCATTCCAACGGAAATCGGAGTACAGATCATCGCTCAGGCCAAGAAGGTAGTTTCTGAAAGTAGAGGAATTTTAGAGCTGGTAGCTCAGCTTAAAGGAGATATTTCGGGCACCTTGAAAATGGGTATAATTCCTACCCTTGCTCCGTACCTTTTGCATCGCTTTATCCGGAAATTTTTGGATAAATATCCGAATGTCAAGTTGGAGGTTCACGAAATGGTCACCGAGGAGGTAGTCAAAAAGCTTAAGAACGATGAACTCGATTTGGGGATTATTGTGACTCCGTTGGATGAGTCAGGAATTGTCGAAAAACCCATGTTTTACGAAAAGTTTTACGCTTAC
Above is a window of Algoriphagus sanaruensis DNA encoding:
- a CDS encoding Gfo/Idh/MocA family protein — protein: MSGNSFSRRKFLSTSLLTTAGASLIPGLSFASSDSSPFQPAHERVRLGFIGVGRQAMGLLNNFMRIPGVEAVAAADVYAIKRERFALRVQKNLTEAGKPYVAPKLYEDYRELLANPEVDAVVIASPDHWHALMAIDACRAKKDIYLEKPLTFTIKEGQELVKAVRENGVVLAVGSMQRAAVNFQTAAMHVQRGRLGKISQVLVHVGDNPHPKPYDLAEEAIPSGLNWEKWLGPIPTLPFNDLLNPGISLNPEKNESAWGAWRWYQETGGGLMTDWGAHMIDIAQWGLSMDRNGPIEVIPASGDQPLTYRYANGVEVLITKFDEGRQGVKFLGEKGWIKVSRGNYDTSLAELQIGKEPENFSFGAHHVDFIDCIRKRKDPIVPVEVGHSTCSACTIGNIAHQLRRPLKWDPIAQVFKDDWEANSKLHYVYQRGLSL
- a CDS encoding hydrogen peroxide-inducible genes activator gives rise to the protein MTIQQLEYLIAVDKHRHFGHAAESCFVTQPTLSAQLGKLEKELGVILFDRSKMPVIPTEIGVQIIAQAKKVVSESRGILELVAQLKGDISGTLKMGIIPTLAPYLLHRFIRKFLDKYPNVKLEVHEMVTEEVVKKLKNDELDLGIIVTPLDESGIVEKPMFYEKFYAYFSKGHQLLRETEITAQQLKSDELWILQQGHCFRDQVISFCDQRMAGHKNFHYESGSLEGLRNMVNRYEGVTLLPELATVDLSDEEKSRLRPFKGTAPIREVSIILNRNFLKQKLVELLYKEITEAIPQEMTSKAHGKVVRFK